ATCACTTAATGAAATCATGTTAACCTCCTAATTGTTATACTAACAAAGACATTCCAGAAATTGAAAGTAAAACATAAACAATTTTTAAGAATTTTTCTTTTGATAATATTTTAGCTAAATATCCACCAATTGCAACTCCTAAAAATACACCAGGAAGGCCTAAAAGAGTTACTATAATATTATGTTGGGTAAATTGTCCAGTTAAATATTGATTTAGCATCATGTATCCATTTAAAAAAATCCAGATAAAACATAAGGTACCTCTAATTTGATTTTTTTCATGAAATTTTTTGGCAATATAGATAATAAGAAGTGGACCACCAGATACAAACATTCCTTGGAAAAGCCCTGCTAATAAAACAATTCCTATTAATACAGTATCATTAAAATCTAAATCTCCCTTATAAAACATTTCTTTAAATGCAATTAATATGATAAATCCTGCATAAATTTTTAATAATAGAATAGAAGCCACAACTGTTGAAAGATAAATTCCAGCAATCAGGCCAATACTCATTAGAGATAAAAGTTTTTTAGCTTCTTTCCAGTTGATTTCTTTATAATGTTTAGAAAATATTATGAGAGAACTAATTAAA
This genomic stretch from Cetobacterium ceti harbors:
- a CDS encoding sulfite exporter TauE/SafE family protein; translation: MEEIFLSNNIFFSIGILIANIIQGLTGFAGSLLAMPPSIHFQGLETAKVAVNTYGLISSLIIFSKHYKEINWKEAKKLLSLMSIGLIAGIYLSTVVASILLLKIYAGFIILIAFKEMFYKGDLDFNDTVLIGIVLLAGLFQGMFVSGGPLLIIYIAKKFHEKNQIRGTLCFIWIFLNGYMMLNQYLTGQFTQHNIIVTLLGLPGVFLGVAIGGYLAKILSKEKFLKIVYVLLSISGMSLLV